The Streptococcus equi subsp. equi nucleotide sequence GACGACTTTTAATAAGTTATTCCCATGCTCAAACTGCTTTCCTGTTGGCTTGCCAAATCGCTTTTTAAGGTCGATATAGCGACTAGTAATTTTGTTATTAACAAAGGTGTATCTGACATTAAATTCGCAGTTAAAAGCTTCTATCATCTTGATCATGGCAGCTCGTGGGCTGATGTAATAATAGCTAAGGGTCCTGATCTCGGAAATGCACTCAACTTTACCAACTTGATAACCAGTGCCCTCTAAAGCTCCATCAATACAAGCATCTGCGGACGATTGTCTAAAGCGCTTGTCTTTGATAATAGCAATAGTATCAAGGTCACTCTCAGCCTTATCTAAGCCTTTATAATACTTGCTATCTTCTAGGTTGTAATCAATGACTTTAAAGAGTTTAAAAACGTCCTCTTTTTGGCTTGGATCATAGTTAAAAAAACCAAAGTAAACAAAAGGCTCAATGTCATAATCAACAGGTACCTCAAAACTAGCTTGATCCCAATCATTATTTTTGACCTTAAAATGCCATGAGAGCAAGTCATCAGTACCAACAGTAGCAACTAATTGCTCCAGCTTATCAAAGAGATAAATCATAGATAAACCTCCCTGAAATCAGCTGTAATCGTTGCATTATCACACTGCAAAGTGTTTTTACCAGGTAATAGATCAAAATAGCGACTGTTAACCATGTCTAAATCACTAAGAATATTACGGCCGTTCTGGGTAATCTTACCTGTTGTCATATCAATCTTGATTTCGTCAGTAGTATAAGTACCAGTTAATCTGATATACTTTTGACTTTCGACGTGTAGCAGCCTAATTTCTTTTGTTGATGATGAGAGGTTGAGAGTTATGATAGGTTTTGTATTAAATAGGCCATCATTTTGAACAGTATTACCTTTTTTGGTTTTTATATCTGACATTTTAAATGGATCATAACAGATGAAAACCAAGCCAATGATTTGTTCGTTAGAAACTTCTTCTGGTATATCTTTAGATTTAAAGATGCCTAGATAATTTCTGTCCGGCTCGTCTGAAAATGATAAAAAAACTTGATTATGACTAACAATTAATCTGTTTAATTTTTCATATTGCAAACGCATTGACCGGTTATCTTTTCCAGTAATTTTAGCTTTTATTTCTAGTTTTCTGACTTCAACTGTGGCATTGTGGAAATACTCGCCATCTCGCCCTAAAACACTTGTTGTCTGGTGTTCTAAGTCCACCATATCACGACCAGAAACGGTCAATGTCCTAAAGGTACCTAAATCATTATTGAGCTCTTCTTCTAATACCTTTTCGCCAATTGTTGTTTTTAAATTGAAAGTAACTTTCGGAGTCCCTCTGATAGTATCGTTAAATTCGTACATTTTACTCCTTTCATAAAACTA carries:
- a CDS encoding phage tail protein, yielding MYEFNDTIRGTPKVTFNLKTTIGEKVLEEELNNDLGTFRTLTVSGRDMVDLEHQTTSVLGRDGEYFHNATVEVRKLEIKAKITGKDNRSMRLQYEKLNRLIVSHNQVFLSFSDEPDRNYLGIFKSKDIPEEVSNEQIIGLVFICYDPFKMSDIKTKKGNTVQNDGLFNTKPIITLNLSSSTKEIRLLHVESQKYIRLTGTYTTDEIKIDMTTGKITQNGRNILSDLDMVNSRYFDLLPGKNTLQCDNATITADFREVYL